One stretch of Hymenobacter chitinivorans DSM 11115 DNA includes these proteins:
- a CDS encoding substrate-binding domain-containing protein, whose protein sequence is MPHPAPPASSPRPPALLRYGTLLLGLVLAVLTGCTPQAPPPTYRIGFSQCTNGDAWRQAMLAGMKKELSFYPEVSFTIKDARYNSALQEQQIKELLREGIDLLIVSANEAEPVTPIVEEVYNRGIPVVILDRRTTSKLYTAYVGGNNVEVGHTAGNYVASLLKQRGQVLEVLGAPGSSPAVDRHRGFVQALAAYPGMQLVAQVNSNWERPSVLERLPAVLQAHPEVDLIFAHNDRVALGAYQVCKQLGRQNQVKIVGVDGLPGMRGGIQLVQDGILTATLLYSPGGEDAIRTALKILRQQPYDKENILGTMVIDSTNALTMKLQTEKLGSQQQDIQRQQQLLQQQRDTYASQQTVLYVLAAALLGAAVLGAVAFRAFRVNRRINEQLEGQNEEIRQQRNQIQDFAERAKVETEAKLRFFTNFSHELRTPLTLILGPVEEMLTSAPDLPAPHRHDLSLVRRNAQRLLQLVNQLMDFRKIDVGKMPVRATEGNLVGFVREIMDVFEKPARQRGISLRFLPAEPVVRLWFDVNILDKVFFNLLSNALKFTPERGQISVSIQPVPADNVVRISVEDSGRGISEQDRAHIFEWFYQGNQSAAKGSGMGLALALGLTRLHLGQLTFTSQPGQGSTFVVTLPLELPAELKSTEAALPVPALAIDEGLSAPPTEEAPLAAGAHREALVLVIEDNADVNAFVTQKLQPHFQVDTAPDGENGLRLAAETIPDLIVCDVMLPGISGLDVVAQLKGDWRTSHIPIVLLTARNAPEQQVEGVQAGADLYLIKPFNPTFLLESLRTLLANRDRQREHFRRELSTDTVTVAPQRVDQKFLADLTAIVEANVSRSDLSVEDVARSLGISRVQLYRKVKAVLGTGVTDFIQGVRLTKARQLLLTDDLTIAEVAYQLGFSSPSYFSTSFKARYQVSPSEFRALHTTAG, encoded by the coding sequence ATGCCCCACCCCGCCCCGCCTGCTTCCTCGCCCCGCCCGCCCGCTTTGCTGCGGTATGGGACGCTACTGCTGGGCCTGGTGCTGGCGGTGCTTACCGGTTGCACCCCCCAGGCCCCGCCGCCAACGTACCGCATCGGCTTTTCGCAGTGCACCAACGGCGACGCCTGGCGGCAGGCCATGCTGGCGGGCATGAAAAAGGAGCTCAGCTTCTACCCCGAAGTCAGCTTCACCATCAAGGACGCCCGCTACAACAGCGCCCTGCAGGAGCAGCAGATCAAGGAGCTGCTCCGCGAGGGTATCGACCTGCTGATTGTATCGGCCAACGAGGCCGAGCCCGTCACGCCCATCGTGGAGGAAGTGTACAACCGCGGCATTCCGGTCGTGATTCTGGACCGCCGCACCACTTCCAAGCTCTACACCGCCTACGTGGGCGGCAACAACGTGGAAGTGGGCCACACGGCCGGCAACTACGTGGCCTCCCTGCTCAAGCAGCGCGGGCAGGTGCTGGAAGTGCTGGGCGCCCCCGGCTCGTCGCCGGCCGTCGACCGGCACCGAGGCTTCGTGCAGGCCCTGGCCGCCTACCCCGGGATGCAGCTCGTGGCCCAGGTCAACAGCAACTGGGAGCGGCCCTCGGTGCTGGAGCGCCTGCCGGCCGTGCTCCAAGCCCACCCCGAAGTCGACCTGATTTTTGCCCACAACGACCGGGTGGCGCTGGGCGCGTACCAGGTGTGCAAGCAGCTGGGCCGCCAGAATCAGGTCAAAATCGTGGGCGTGGATGGCCTGCCCGGTATGCGGGGCGGGATTCAGCTGGTCCAGGATGGCATTCTTACCGCCACGCTGCTCTACTCGCCCGGCGGGGAGGATGCCATCCGCACGGCCCTGAAGATTCTGCGCCAGCAGCCCTACGACAAGGAAAACATCCTCGGCACCATGGTCATCGACTCGACCAACGCGCTGACCATGAAGCTGCAAACCGAGAAGCTGGGCAGCCAGCAGCAGGACATTCAGCGCCAGCAGCAACTCCTGCAGCAGCAGCGCGACACCTACGCCAGCCAGCAAACCGTGCTCTACGTGCTGGCCGCGGCCCTGCTCGGGGCCGCCGTGCTGGGGGCCGTGGCCTTCCGGGCCTTCCGCGTGAATCGCCGCATCAATGAGCAGCTGGAAGGTCAGAACGAGGAAATCCGCCAGCAGCGCAACCAGATTCAGGACTTTGCCGAGCGGGCCAAAGTCGAAACCGAGGCCAAGCTGCGCTTCTTCACCAACTTCAGCCACGAGCTGCGCACTCCGCTGACGCTGATCCTGGGTCCGGTGGAGGAAATGCTGACCAGTGCCCCCGACCTGCCCGCACCCCACCGCCACGACCTGAGCCTGGTGCGCCGCAACGCCCAGCGCCTGCTGCAGCTGGTGAACCAGCTCATGGACTTCCGCAAAATCGACGTGGGCAAAATGCCGGTGCGGGCCACCGAGGGCAACCTGGTCGGCTTCGTGCGCGAAATCATGGACGTGTTCGAGAAGCCCGCCCGGCAGCGCGGCATCAGCCTGCGCTTCCTGCCCGCCGAGCCCGTGGTCCGCCTCTGGTTCGACGTCAACATCCTCGACAAGGTCTTTTTCAACCTGCTCTCCAATGCCCTCAAGTTTACCCCCGAGCGGGGCCAGATCAGCGTCAGTATCCAGCCCGTGCCCGCCGATAACGTCGTGCGCATCAGCGTGGAAGACTCCGGCCGGGGCATCTCGGAACAGGACCGGGCCCACATCTTCGAGTGGTTTTACCAGGGCAACCAGTCGGCCGCCAAAGGCTCCGGCATGGGCCTGGCCCTGGCCCTGGGCCTGACCCGCCTGCACCTGGGCCAGCTCACCTTTACCAGCCAGCCCGGGCAGGGCAGCACCTTCGTCGTGACCCTGCCCCTGGAGCTGCCCGCCGAGCTGAAGTCGACCGAAGCGGCCTTGCCCGTGCCCGCGCTGGCCATCGACGAAGGGCTGAGCGCGCCCCCGACGGAAGAGGCCCCGCTGGCGGCCGGGGCCCACCGCGAAGCCCTGGTGCTGGTCATCGAGGACAACGCCGACGTCAACGCCTTTGTAACCCAGAAGCTGCAGCCCCACTTCCAGGTCGACACCGCCCCCGACGGGGAAAACGGGCTGCGCCTGGCCGCCGAAACCATTCCCGACCTGATTGTGTGCGACGTGATGCTGCCCGGCATCAGTGGCCTCGACGTGGTGGCCCAGCTCAAGGGCGACTGGCGCACCAGCCACATTCCCATCGTGCTGCTCACGGCCCGCAACGCCCCCGAGCAGCAGGTGGAAGGCGTGCAGGCCGGCGCCGATCTGTACCTGATCAAGCCCTTCAACCCCACGTTTCTGCTCGAAAGCCTGCGCACCCTGTTGGCCAACCGGGACCGGCAGCGGGAGCATTTCCGCCGTGAGCTGAGCACCGACACCGTTACGGTGGCCCCCCAGCGCGTCGACCAGAAATTCCTGGCCGACCTCACCGCCATTGTCGAAGCCAACGTGTCGCGCTCCGACCTCTCGGTGGAAGACGTGGCCCGCAGTCTGGGTATTTCCCGGGTACAGCTCTACCGCAAAGTCAAGGCCGTGCTCGGCACCGGCGTCACCGACTTCATCCAGGGCGTGCGCCTGACCAAGGCCCGGCAGCTGCTGCTCACCGACGACCTGACCATTGCCGAGGTAGCCTACCAGCTGGGCTTTTCCTCGCCCTCGTATTTCTCCACCAGCTTCAAGGCCCGCTACCAGGTTTCGCCCTCGGAGTTCCGCGCCCTGCACACCACCGCCGGCTAG